The Dyella sp. 2HG41-7 sequence TTCGACGCTGCGACGTCGAACAACATTAACTTAACGAAAGCGCGCCGTAAAAAGCTTCTGACCGGCATCGTGGCATCGTTGGCGCTGTCGATGGCGGCTCTGCCCGCCTCCGCGACCAACTGGTGGAATCCGACGCCGGTCATTACGGTGGGCAGCACGGTCATCAACGTGCAGAGCATGGGCGCGACGGGCAATGGCGTGACCGACGACACCGCCGCCTTCCAGGCCGCGATCAACGCCCTGCCCTCTACCGGCGGCGTGATCTCCGTGCCGGCAGGCACGTACATGATCAATGCACTGGTCGGCATCAAGCTGCGCTCCAATATGCGACTGAGCATGCAGAGCACGGCGACGCTGAAAGCCATTCCGAACAGCGCCGATCGCTCCTGGGTGATCAAGGCCTGGAATGTGAACAACGTCGAGATCGCCGGCGGAAACATTGTCGGTGAGCGCGTTGGCCACACGGGCACCACGGGTCAATGGGGCTACTGCGTCAACATCGAAGGTTCGAGCACGGTCTACGTGCACGACATCAACCTGTCCAACAGCTGGGGCGACGGCATTCTGGTCGGCGGCACCGGTTCGGGCGCGACGGTTGTGCCTTCGACGAATGTCACGCTCAACAACGTCAATGCCACCAACAATCGTCGTCAAGGTTTGACGATTGCGCCGTCGACCCAGCTGTATGTGGTCAACAGCAGCTTCACCAGCTCCAACGGCATTTCGCCCCAGGCCGGTATCGATATCGAGCCGGATATCCAGGGCAACGTGAATCATGTCCGCCTGGAAAACGACACGCTGTCGAACAACGTCGGCAACGGTCTTGAAATTCACGCCAACGTGAACGACGTGACGCTGACCGGCTCGACCGCGCAGAACAATAAGGGCTACGGCGCCTTCACCAGCGGCTCGACCAACCTGACGATCACCAACAACAACCTGATCCAGAACTACCTGTTCGGTGTGGATATTGCGGGCGTCAGCGACAGCACGATTCTCGAGAACAACACCATCACCTACAACGGCGATGCTTGGTTCTACGCGCACAACGTGTCGATCTTCACTGAAGGCTGGGTGCCGCGCGACATCACGATCGCCACCACGGCGACGAATGTCACGCAGTCCGGTAACACGATTTCTCCGATGAAGTGATGAAACTGCCGTGCGGGTTGCCGCCTCGATCTCCCGCACGGCATTTTTTTTGAGGCAATCGCTTAGCGCCGATTTACGCTTTTAAGTCCGCGCTTTTGCGTGATACTTGCGCAAGCCGATAACCAGCCCCAAAAGCAGCGAGCCTTCGCCGATCACCGTAGCGATCGCAGCGCCAAATTCGTGGTACCTGGGAATGAGCAGCGCGTTGAACGCGACCACGACCACCGCACTCAGCCCCATCACCACGACGCGATAACGCATATGCGTTTCGTTGAGTAGCGCAGAAGCGACACCCGTCGAGAGAAAGCGCACGGGAACGCAAATCGCCAAGACGGTCAACACTGGCACCACCGCCTGGAACTTCGCACCGAAAATAATCGGCACGATCCACGGCGAAACCACGACAAGGGCAAGCCCGATCATCACGCCTGCGGCAAGCATGGCGATATTGGCGTGCTTATAAACCTTCCAAAATTTCTCGGTGTCGTGCGCCGCCCAGCGATGCAGTTTCGATAAGAGAAATTTCTGATAGACCGTCGCGGGAATCAGATAAATAGCAGTCAT is a genomic window containing:
- a CDS encoding right-handed parallel beta-helix repeat-containing protein translates to MKNRSALKGAQGNLLQGFDAATSNNINLTKARRKKLLTGIVASLALSMAALPASATNWWNPTPVITVGSTVINVQSMGATGNGVTDDTAAFQAAINALPSTGGVISVPAGTYMINALVGIKLRSNMRLSMQSTATLKAIPNSADRSWVIKAWNVNNVEIAGGNIVGERVGHTGTTGQWGYCVNIEGSSTVYVHDINLSNSWGDGILVGGTGSGATVVPSTNVTLNNVNATNNRRQGLTIAPSTQLYVVNSSFTSSNGISPQAGIDIEPDIQGNVNHVRLENDTLSNNVGNGLEIHANVNDVTLTGSTAQNNKGYGAFTSGSTNLTITNNNLIQNYLFGVDIAGVSDSTILENNTITYNGDAWFYAHNVSIFTEGWVPRDITIATTATNVTQSGNTISPMK